Part of the Grimontia kaedaensis genome is shown below.
GCTATGAAGCAATGCTTGTGCGCAAGTTTGTGCATTTTAGCCAGCAGATCAGGTGTAGGCTGATTACCCCCGCTGAAAACAATCTTGGGTTTCAGCACCACGTCAGTGACTGCCGTTCTTCCGTTTTCCAGCTTTCCTAGCGTGCCGATGGCCACATCGGCATAGCTTTCAACACTAAAACGCTGTTTCTCTGCCACTGTCAGAAAGGTCATCATATGGCAACTGGCAATGGCAGCGATAAACGCTTCTTCCGGATCGATGGCTTCTTCTTGTGCCTGCAAAGGCATC
Proteins encoded:
- a CDS encoding OsmC family protein: MTSKHKVLINWWHRNVEGEHEKPTSFVHEWTFDGGIKVDASPSPFVMPLQAQEEAIDPEEAFIAAIASCHMMTFLTVAEKQRFSVESYADVAIGTLGKLENGRTAVTDVVLKPKIVFSGGNQPTPDLLAKMHKLAHKHCFIANSVTTNIMVKSD